From a single Phocoena sinus isolate mPhoSin1 chromosome 1, mPhoSin1.pri, whole genome shotgun sequence genomic region:
- the AGTRAP gene encoding type-1 angiotensin II receptor-associated protein gives MELPAVNLKVILLVHWLLAIWGCIVFPGAYAWSNFTILALGVWAVVQRDSIDAISMFLGGLVVTIFLDIVHISIFYPRASLSDTERFSAGMAIVSTLLKPVSCCFIYQMHRERGAFLGPSQDHSAYQTIDSPEAPADLESRAHVPQGY, from the exons ATGGAGCTGCCCGCCGTGAACCTGAAG GTGATCCTCCTGGTTCACTGGCTGCTGGCGATCTG GGGCTGCATCGTGTTCCCGGGCGCCTACGCGTGGTCCAACTTCACCATCCTGGCTTTGGGCGTGTGGGCCGTCGTGCAGCGGGACTCCATCGACGCCATAAGTATG TTTCTGGGTGGCTTGGTGGTCACCATCTTCCTGGACATCGTCCACATCAGCATCTTCTACCCAAGGGCCAGCCTCTCGGACACAGAGCGCTTCAGCGCCGGCATGGCCATCGTCAGCACGCTCCTCAAGCCGGTCTCCTGCTGCTTCATCTACCAAATGCACCGGGAGCGCGGGG CTTTCCTTGGACCTTCACAGGATCACAGTGCCTACCAGACGATTGACTCTCCAGAAGCCCCTGCCGACCTGGAGAGCAGGGCTCACGTCCCGCAAGGATACTGA